From the Prunus dulcis chromosome 4, ALMONDv2, whole genome shotgun sequence genome, one window contains:
- the LOC117624442 gene encoding vacuolar sorting protein 3 isoform X3 — protein MAKPELSARTVLEPLSFFNLSDHSRAQVTSLAIYTVSDSQCLIYIGTQFGALFLFSVNPGNPNDETRSDRSNSPSVLQNISLLRKVVVGNSSVESIQVFGDIGKLLVLLGGFLFTVDSLLLQPVKRLSFLRGISVITRRLRSSESECSNLSALSNSSEYTSTSQRFLQKLGSGIRANGLKMKETVQQRVDNHVFSVVIGKRLVLIELVLINRVGKSDQDIDDGSFVILKEIQCIDGVMAMVWLNDSIIVSTVNGYSLFSCVTGQSGVIFSLPDGSSLPRLKLLCKEWNLLLLVDNVGIIANAYGQPVGGSLVFHSKPDSIGEISSYVVVARDGKLELYHKKTGTCIQMVTFGGEGVGGPCVVADEEDRTGNLVVVATPTKVVCFRKLPSEEQIKDLLRKKNFKEAISLVEELECEGELSKDMLSFVHAQVGFLLLFDLHFEEAVNHFLQSEAMQPSEVFPFIMRDPNRWSLLVPRNRYWGLHPPPAPLEDVVDDGLLAIQRAIFLRKAGVETVVDDAFLLNPPSRDNLLESAIKSITRYLEVSREKELTPSVKEGVDTLLMYLYRALNNVYDMEKLASSANSCVVEELETLLDDSGHLRTLAFLYASKGMSSKALGIWRVLARHYSSGLWKDPVMESGSQDGGTNIVSGKETAAAEASKLLEESSDPGLVLQHLGWVADINQVFAVQVLTSEKRVNQLPPDEVIAAIDPKKVEIFQRYLQWLIEDQESYDSQFHTLYALSLAKSAIEAFQAEIASQNLDPGRIEETNISNHRTSLIFQSPVRERLQIFLEASDLYDPEEVLDLIEGSELWSEKAILYKKLGQEALVLQILALKLENSEAAEQYCAEIGRPDVYMQLLDMYLDPQDGKEPMFKAAVRLLHNHGESLDPLQVLEIVHNLSRALDTDASLAILEEKSRHVQINDESLCDSCHARLGTKLFAMYPDDTVVCYKCFRRQGESTSVTGRNFKQDVLVKPGWLVTR, from the exons ATGGCCAAGCCCGAACTTAGTGCTCGGACTGTTCTAGAACCACTGTCATTCTTCAACCTCTCTGACCACTCTCGTGCACAAGTTACATCCCTCGCTATCTACACGGTCTCTGACTCCCAGTGTCTAATTTACATTGGGACTCAGTTTGGAGCCCTATTTTTATTCTCTGTAAACCCTGGCAATCCCAATGATGAAACCCGGTCTGATCGTTCCAACAGCCCTTCAGTCCTGCAGAACATTTCTCTTTTGCGAAAAGTTGTGGTCGGAAATTCCTCAGTGGAGTCTATACAAGTATTTGGTGACATTGGGAAGCTTTTGGTGCTTTTGGGTGGGTTTTTGTTTACGGTTGATTCACTTCTGTTGCAGCCTGTGAAGAGATTGAGTTTCTTGAGAGGAATTTCTGTCATCACGAGGAGGTTGCGAAGCAGTGAATCAGAGTGTTCGAATTTGTCAGCTCTTAGCAATTCGTCAGAGTATACGAGCACAAGTCAGCGATTTTTGCAAAAGTTGGGAAGTGGGATCAGAGCAAATGgcttgaaaatgaaagaaacagTGCAGCAGCGTGTAGACAATCATGTTTTCTCGGTCGTGATTGGAAAAAGATTGGTATTGATAGAGCTTGTTTTGATTAATAGAGTAGGTAAAAGTGACCAAGACATTGATGATGGTTCTTTTGTAATTCTGAAAGAAATTCAGTGTATTGATGGGGTTATGGCAATGGTATGGCTCAATGATTCGATAATTGTCAGTACGGTTAATGGATATAGTTTGTTTTCATGCGTTACGGGACAAAGTGGTGTAATATTTTCGTTACCTGATGGTTCTAGTCTGCCACGACTTAAATTGTTGTGTAAAGAATGGAATTTGCTTTTGTTGGTGGACAATGTTGGCATCATAGCTAATGCATATGGGCAGCCAGTTGGTGGTAGCCTGGTGTTCCATAGTAAGCCAGATTCTATTGGGGAGATATCTTCGTATGTGGTTGTTGCAAGGGATGGAAAGCTGGAATTGTACCATAAGAAAACTGGTACTTGTATTCAGATGGTCACTTTTGGTGGCGAAGGGGTAGGAGGGCCATGCGTTGTTGCAGATGAGGAAGATAGAACTGGAAATCTTGTCGTTGTTGCAACACCCACCAAG GTTGTTTGCTTTCGGAAATTACCTTCTGAAGAACAGATTAAAGATCTATTGAGAAAAAAGAACTTCAAGGAAGCCATCTCCTTGGTGGAGGAGCTTGAGTGTGAGGGCGAATTATCAAAGGATATGCTCTCGTTTGTTCATGCTCAAGTGGGCTTTCTCTTGCTTTTCGACTTGCATTTTGAGGAAGCAGTGAATCACTTTTTGCAGTCTGAGGCCATGCAGCCTTCTGAAGTATTTCCATTCATAATGAGAGATCCAAATCGATGGTCACTACTG GTTCCTAGAAACCGCTATTGGGGTTTGCATCCTCCCCCTGCGCCTCTGGAAGATGTTGTAGATGACGGGTTGTTGGCAATCCAAAGGGCAATATTTCTCAGGAAAGCAGGTGTAGAAACTGTGGTAGATGATGCATTTCTCCTGAATCCCCCAAGTAGAGATAATTTGTTGGAGTCTGCCATCAAATCAATTACTAG GTATTTGGAGGTTTCTCGTGAGAAAGAGTTGACTCCATCAGTGAAGGAGGGAGTTGACACTCTATTAATGTACCTCTATAGAGCTTTAAATAATGTCTATGACATGGAGAAGCTGGCATCATCAGCAAATTCTTGCGTTGTG GAGGAGTTGGAAACTTTGCTAGATGACTCTGGGCATTTACGTACACTTGCCTTCCTATATGCAAGTAAAGGAATGAGCTCGAAGGCTCTTGGTATCTGGCGCGTCTTGGCAAGACATTATTCATCTGGCCTTTGGAAAGACCCTGTCATGGAGAGTGGCTCACAGGATGGTGGTACAAATATTGTCTCTGGTAAGGAGACTGCTGCAGCTGAGGCATCAAAGCTTCTTGAGGAGTCTTCTGATCCAGGGCTTGTTCTACAACATCTTGGATGG GTTGCAGACATCAATCAGGTTTTTGCAGTTCAGGTTTTAACATCAGAGAAAAGAGTGAATCAACTTCCACCAG ATGAAGTTATTGCAGCTATTGATCCAAAGAAGGTAGAAATTTTCCAAAG GTACCTTCAGTGGTTAATTGAAGACCAAGAATCGTATGACAGTCAGTTCCACACATTATATGCTCTCTCACTGGCCAAGTCAGCAATTGAAGCTTTTCAAGCAGAAATTGCTTCTCAAAACCTTGATCCTGGAAGAATAGAAGAGACAAACATTTCTAATCATAGGACAAGTTTGATCTTTCAAAGTCCTGTTCGGGAAAGACTGCAGATATTTTTAGAGGCTTCCGACTTGTATGACCCAGAGGAGGTTCTTGACTTGATTGAGGGATCAGAATTGTGGTCAGAGAAG GCtattctttataaaaaacTAGGGCAAGAGGCATTGGTGCTCCAAATTTTGGCCTT GAAGCTGGAAAACAGTGAAGCTGCTGAGCAATATTGTGCTGAGATTGGGAGGCCAGATGTCTATATGCA GTTACTTGATATGTATCTGGATCCACAAGATGGTAAAGAGCCTATGTTTAAAGCAGCTGTACGACTACTTCACAATCATGGTGAATCATTGGATCCTTTGCAAGTTTTAGAG ATTGTGCATAATCTGTCCCGTGCTCTAGATACTGATGCAAGTTTAGCAATATTGGAGGAAAAGTCGAGGCATGTGCAGATCAATGATGAAAGCCTTTGTGATTCTTGCCATGCACGGCTTGGAACTAAACTTTTTGCTATGTACCCAGATGACACCGTAGTCTGTTACAAG TGTTTCCGTCGTCAGGGTGAGTCTACTTCAGTCACTGGTCGCAACTTTAAGCAAGATGTCCTAGTAAAACCAGGTTGGCTTGTGACCCGATAA
- the LOC117624442 gene encoding vacuolar sorting protein 3 isoform X4 gives MKETVQQRVDNHVFSVVIGKRLVLIELVLINRVGKSDQDIDDGSFVILKEIQCIDGVMAMVWLNDSIIVSTVNGYSLFSCVTGQSGVIFSLPDGSSLPRLKLLCKEWNLLLLVDNVGIIANAYGQPVGGSLVFHSKPDSIGEISSYVVVARDGKLELYHKKTGTCIQMVTFGGEGVGGPCVVADEEDRTGNLVVVATPTKVVCFRKLPSEEQIKDLLRKKNFKEAISLVEELECEGELSKDMLSFVHAQVGFLLLFDLHFEEAVNHFLQSEAMQPSEVFPFIMRDPNRWSLLVPRNRYWGLHPPPAPLEDVVDDGLLAIQRAIFLRKAGVETVVDDAFLLNPPSRDNLLESAIKSITRYLEVSREKELTPSVKEGVDTLLMYLYRALNNVYDMEKLASSANSCVVEELETLLDDSGHLRTLAFLYASKGMSSKALGIWRVLARHYSSGLWKDPVMESGSQDGGTNIVSGKETAAAEASKLLEESSDPGLVLQHLGWVADINQVFAVQVLTSEKRVNQLPPDEVIAAIDPKKVEIFQRYLQWLIEDQESYDSQFHTLYALSLAKSAIEAFQAEIASQNLDPGRIEETNISNHRTSLIFQSPVRERLQIFLEASDLYDPEEVLDLIEGSELWSEKAILYKKLGQEALVLQILALKLENSEAAEQYCAEIGRPDVYMQLLDMYLDPQDGKEPMFKAAVRLLHNHGESLDPLQVLERLSPDMPLQLASETILRMLRARLHHYRQGRIVHNLSRALDTDASLAILEEKSRHVQINDESLCDSCHARLGTKLFAMYPDDTVVCYKCFRRQGESTSVTGRNFKQDVLVKPGWLVTR, from the exons atgaaagaaacagTGCAGCAGCGTGTAGACAATCATGTTTTCTCGGTCGTGATTGGAAAAAGATTGGTATTGATAGAGCTTGTTTTGATTAATAGAGTAGGTAAAAGTGACCAAGACATTGATGATGGTTCTTTTGTAATTCTGAAAGAAATTCAGTGTATTGATGGGGTTATGGCAATGGTATGGCTCAATGATTCGATAATTGTCAGTACGGTTAATGGATATAGTTTGTTTTCATGCGTTACGGGACAAAGTGGTGTAATATTTTCGTTACCTGATGGTTCTAGTCTGCCACGACTTAAATTGTTGTGTAAAGAATGGAATTTGCTTTTGTTGGTGGACAATGTTGGCATCATAGCTAATGCATATGGGCAGCCAGTTGGTGGTAGCCTGGTGTTCCATAGTAAGCCAGATTCTATTGGGGAGATATCTTCGTATGTGGTTGTTGCAAGGGATGGAAAGCTGGAATTGTACCATAAGAAAACTGGTACTTGTATTCAGATGGTCACTTTTGGTGGCGAAGGGGTAGGAGGGCCATGCGTTGTTGCAGATGAGGAAGATAGAACTGGAAATCTTGTCGTTGTTGCAACACCCACCAAG GTTGTTTGCTTTCGGAAATTACCTTCTGAAGAACAGATTAAAGATCTATTGAGAAAAAAGAACTTCAAGGAAGCCATCTCCTTGGTGGAGGAGCTTGAGTGTGAGGGCGAATTATCAAAGGATATGCTCTCGTTTGTTCATGCTCAAGTGGGCTTTCTCTTGCTTTTCGACTTGCATTTTGAGGAAGCAGTGAATCACTTTTTGCAGTCTGAGGCCATGCAGCCTTCTGAAGTATTTCCATTCATAATGAGAGATCCAAATCGATGGTCACTACTG GTTCCTAGAAACCGCTATTGGGGTTTGCATCCTCCCCCTGCGCCTCTGGAAGATGTTGTAGATGACGGGTTGTTGGCAATCCAAAGGGCAATATTTCTCAGGAAAGCAGGTGTAGAAACTGTGGTAGATGATGCATTTCTCCTGAATCCCCCAAGTAGAGATAATTTGTTGGAGTCTGCCATCAAATCAATTACTAG GTATTTGGAGGTTTCTCGTGAGAAAGAGTTGACTCCATCAGTGAAGGAGGGAGTTGACACTCTATTAATGTACCTCTATAGAGCTTTAAATAATGTCTATGACATGGAGAAGCTGGCATCATCAGCAAATTCTTGCGTTGTG GAGGAGTTGGAAACTTTGCTAGATGACTCTGGGCATTTACGTACACTTGCCTTCCTATATGCAAGTAAAGGAATGAGCTCGAAGGCTCTTGGTATCTGGCGCGTCTTGGCAAGACATTATTCATCTGGCCTTTGGAAAGACCCTGTCATGGAGAGTGGCTCACAGGATGGTGGTACAAATATTGTCTCTGGTAAGGAGACTGCTGCAGCTGAGGCATCAAAGCTTCTTGAGGAGTCTTCTGATCCAGGGCTTGTTCTACAACATCTTGGATGG GTTGCAGACATCAATCAGGTTTTTGCAGTTCAGGTTTTAACATCAGAGAAAAGAGTGAATCAACTTCCACCAG ATGAAGTTATTGCAGCTATTGATCCAAAGAAGGTAGAAATTTTCCAAAG GTACCTTCAGTGGTTAATTGAAGACCAAGAATCGTATGACAGTCAGTTCCACACATTATATGCTCTCTCACTGGCCAAGTCAGCAATTGAAGCTTTTCAAGCAGAAATTGCTTCTCAAAACCTTGATCCTGGAAGAATAGAAGAGACAAACATTTCTAATCATAGGACAAGTTTGATCTTTCAAAGTCCTGTTCGGGAAAGACTGCAGATATTTTTAGAGGCTTCCGACTTGTATGACCCAGAGGAGGTTCTTGACTTGATTGAGGGATCAGAATTGTGGTCAGAGAAG GCtattctttataaaaaacTAGGGCAAGAGGCATTGGTGCTCCAAATTTTGGCCTT GAAGCTGGAAAACAGTGAAGCTGCTGAGCAATATTGTGCTGAGATTGGGAGGCCAGATGTCTATATGCA GTTACTTGATATGTATCTGGATCCACAAGATGGTAAAGAGCCTATGTTTAAAGCAGCTGTACGACTACTTCACAATCATGGTGAATCATTGGATCCTTTGCAAGTTTTAGAG AGATTGTCCCCTGATATGCCCCTTCAACTTGCGTCTGAAACTATATTAAGAATGTTGAGAGCTCGGCTTCATCATTACCGTCAAGGACGT ATTGTGCATAATCTGTCCCGTGCTCTAGATACTGATGCAAGTTTAGCAATATTGGAGGAAAAGTCGAGGCATGTGCAGATCAATGATGAAAGCCTTTGTGATTCTTGCCATGCACGGCTTGGAACTAAACTTTTTGCTATGTACCCAGATGACACCGTAGTCTGTTACAAG TGTTTCCGTCGTCAGGGTGAGTCTACTTCAGTCACTGGTCGCAACTTTAAGCAAGATGTCCTAGTAAAACCAGGTTGGCTTGTGACCCGATAA